The following are from one region of the Noviherbaspirillum sedimenti genome:
- a CDS encoding RNA pyrophosphohydrolase produces the protein MLDREGFRPNVGIILLNTHNQVWWGKRVREHSWQFPQGGIKYGETPEQAMYRELQEEIGLKAEHVKVIGRTRDWLRYEVPDHFIKRDIRGHYRGQKQIWFLLRMVGRDCDINLRLTDHPEFDAWRWHNYWVPLEVVIEFKRDVYQRALQELSRYVARPTQRHQNPREPRSSQDPGPVQAHASDHPEIQHHNE, from the coding sequence ATGCTGGATCGTGAAGGCTTTCGCCCGAACGTCGGCATTATCTTGCTAAACACACATAACCAGGTGTGGTGGGGCAAACGCGTGCGCGAGCATTCGTGGCAATTTCCCCAGGGCGGGATCAAGTACGGCGAAACCCCGGAGCAGGCAATGTACCGGGAACTCCAGGAAGAAATCGGCCTGAAAGCCGAACATGTGAAAGTCATCGGGCGTACGCGCGACTGGCTGCGTTACGAGGTGCCCGATCACTTCATCAAGCGCGATATCCGCGGCCATTATCGCGGTCAGAAACAGATCTGGTTCCTGCTGCGCATGGTCGGCCGCGATTGCGATATCAACCTGCGCCTGACCGACCATCCGGAATTCGACGCCTGGCGCTGGCACAATTATTGGGTGCCGCTGGAAGTCGTCATCGAATTCAAGCGCGACGTCTACCAGAGGGCGTTGCAGGAATTGTCGCGTTATGTGGCGCGGCCGACGCAACGCCATCAGAATCCCCGCGAGCCACGGTCATCCCAAGACCCAGGTCCGGTCCAGGCGCATGCGTCCGACCATCCCGAGATCCAACACCATAACGAATGA
- a CDS encoding proline--tRNA ligase, with protein MRASRFFISTLKEAPADAEIISHQLMMRAGMIKRLGSGIYTYMPMGLRVIRKVENIVREEMNRAGAIELLMPLVQPAELWQETGRWDKMGPELMRVKDRHGRDFAIQPTSEEVITDVVRSEIKSYKKLPVNFYHIQTKFRDERRPRFGLMRGREFTMKDAYSFDRDVAGMQQSYQVMYDAYVRIFNRFGLQFRAVAADNGAIGGSGSHEFHVIADTGEDALVYCPQSDYAANMEAAEALAPTGVRAAASADLVKTATPGKSKCEDVAALLGLPLAATVKSIVLAVDSEEDDKTATQIWLLLLRGDHELNEVKATKVPGLANFRFASEAEIVDHFGTPPGYLGPVGPRKPVKIVADRTVVAMSDFVCGANEPGFHYTGANWERDIAEPLVADLRNVVAGDPSPDGKGDLAIQRGIEVGHVFQLGTRYSQDMQATYLDETGKPQLMQMGCYGIGVTRILGAAIEQNFDDKGIIWPASIAPFEVVLCPMGYDRSEAVKAETDRLYQELLDAGVDAILDDRGERPGAMFADWELIGVPHRIVIGERGLKDGKLEYQGRRDAEATSVPPADMAVFMKARLAA; from the coding sequence ATGCGCGCTTCACGTTTTTTTATTTCAACCCTCAAGGAAGCTCCCGCCGACGCCGAAATCATCAGCCATCAACTGATGATGCGGGCGGGCATGATCAAACGCCTGGGCTCGGGAATTTATACCTATATGCCGATGGGCTTGCGGGTGATCCGCAAGGTGGAAAATATCGTGCGCGAAGAAATGAATCGCGCCGGCGCGATCGAGCTCTTGATGCCGCTGGTGCAACCTGCCGAGCTGTGGCAGGAAACCGGGCGCTGGGACAAGATGGGACCGGAATTGATGCGGGTGAAAGACCGCCATGGCCGCGATTTTGCCATCCAGCCAACTTCGGAAGAGGTCATCACCGATGTGGTGCGCTCCGAAATCAAGTCTTACAAGAAGCTGCCGGTCAATTTTTATCACATCCAGACCAAGTTCCGCGACGAGCGCCGCCCCCGCTTTGGACTGATGCGCGGTCGCGAATTCACCATGAAGGATGCCTATTCCTTCGATCGGGATGTCGCCGGCATGCAGCAGTCCTACCAGGTTATGTATGACGCCTATGTGCGCATCTTCAATCGCTTCGGCCTGCAGTTCCGCGCCGTCGCCGCCGATAACGGCGCCATCGGCGGCTCCGGTTCGCATGAGTTCCATGTGATTGCCGATACTGGCGAAGATGCGCTGGTGTATTGTCCACAGTCGGATTACGCCGCCAACATGGAGGCGGCCGAAGCCCTGGCGCCGACTGGCGTGCGGGCGGCCGCTAGCGCCGATCTCGTCAAGACGGCGACGCCGGGAAAATCGAAATGCGAGGACGTTGCAGCCTTGCTGGGCTTGCCCCTGGCGGCGACCGTCAAGTCCATCGTGCTGGCGGTGGATAGCGAAGAGGACGACAAGACGGCGACGCAAATCTGGCTGCTGCTGTTGCGCGGCGACCATGAGCTCAATGAAGTCAAGGCCACCAAGGTTCCGGGACTGGCCAATTTCCGCTTCGCTTCAGAGGCGGAAATTGTCGACCATTTCGGCACGCCGCCTGGCTATCTGGGGCCTGTCGGCCCCCGCAAGCCGGTAAAGATCGTGGCCGACCGCACGGTGGTTGCCATGAGCGACTTCGTCTGCGGCGCCAATGAGCCGGGTTTTCACTATACCGGCGCCAATTGGGAGCGCGATATCGCCGAGCCGCTGGTCGCCGATTTGCGTAACGTGGTGGCGGGCGACCCTTCGCCCGACGGCAAGGGCGACCTGGCCATCCAGCGCGGTATCGAGGTAGGCCATGTGTTCCAGCTCGGCACCCGCTATTCGCAAGACATGCAGGCCACTTATCTGGATGAAACCGGCAAGCCGCAGTTGATGCAGATGGGTTGTTATGGCATTGGTGTTACCCGTATCCTGGGGGCGGCGATCGAGCAGAATTTTGACGACAAGGGCATCATCTGGCCGGCATCGATTGCACCCTTTGAAGTCGTGCTCTGTCCGATGGGTTACGATCGCAGCGAAGCGGTCAAGGCGGAAACCGACCGCCTGTACCAGGAATTGCTGGATGCCGGCGTCGATGCGATCCTCGATGACCGCGGCGAGCGCCCCGGTGCGATGTTCGCGGACTGGGAATTGATCGGCGTGCCGCACCGGATCGTGATTGGCGAGCGCGGCCTGAAGGACGGCAAGCTGGAATACCAGGGGCGGCGCGATGCCGAAGCCACCAGCGTGCCGCCGGCCGACATGGCGGTGTTCATGAAAGCCAGGCTGGCCGCTTGA
- a CDS encoding lytic transglycosylase domain-containing protein, producing MAAAKAGMPCGRSSSFKRLLWAAILAAPLCCVALVHAGNQKEEALADSVRIALSRAITDAAPPKPQFDDINARIKHLHWLGEMSARLKKKLPDAQVRLEFLRTAWYEATRAGLDPALVLGLIQVESAFRKYAVSPVGAHGYMQVMPFWSRVIGDGDRSKLFHMQTNLRYGCSILRMYLDMERGNLYLALGRYNGSRGRPEYPNAVLAAWKKWEYHHASGDAPVLSQK from the coding sequence ATGGCAGCGGCGAAGGCGGGCATGCCGTGCGGGCGGAGCAGTAGCTTCAAGCGCCTACTCTGGGCAGCGATCCTGGCTGCGCCATTGTGCTGTGTCGCGCTGGTCCATGCCGGCAACCAGAAGGAAGAAGCCCTGGCTGACTCGGTGCGCATCGCCTTGTCGCGCGCCATTACCGACGCCGCACCGCCCAAGCCGCAGTTCGACGATATCAATGCGCGTATCAAGCACCTGCATTGGCTGGGAGAGATGTCGGCCCGTCTGAAGAAAAAGCTGCCTGATGCGCAAGTCAGGCTGGAGTTCCTGCGCACCGCCTGGTATGAAGCCACGCGCGCCGGCCTGGATCCGGCGCTGGTGCTGGGTTTGATTCAGGTTGAATCGGCATTTCGCAAGTACGCGGTTTCGCCGGTGGGCGCGCATGGCTACATGCAGGTGATGCCATTCTGGAGCCGCGTCATCGGCGATGGCGACCGCAGCAAGCTGTTCCATATGCAAACCAATCTGCGCTATGGCTGTTCGATACTGCGGATGTATCTCGACATGGAGCGCGGCAATCTGTATCTGGCGCTCGGCCGTTACAACGGCAGCCGCGGCCGCCCTGAATACCCGAATGCAGTGCTGGCAGCCTGGAAGAAATGGGAATACCACCACGCATCCGGCGATGCACCGGTGCTAAGCCAAAAGTAA
- a CDS encoding SWIB/MDM2 domain-containing protein, whose translation MATAKKTAASKPAAKKPAAKKTVAKKAAPAKKAAPAKKAAAKPVAKKAAPAKKAAPAKKAAAAKPVAKKAAAKPTTPRKPNAAFMKPLTPSAVLAAVVGANPLPRTEVTKKVWEYIKKNKLQDEANKRNINADDKLKAVFGGKKQVSMFEMTKLISGHLS comes from the coding sequence ATGGCAACAGCCAAAAAAACCGCGGCCAGCAAACCGGCCGCCAAGAAGCCAGCAGCAAAGAAAACCGTAGCAAAAAAAGCGGCGCCAGCCAAAAAGGCAGCTCCAGCCAAGAAGGCCGCCGCCAAGCCAGTAGCGAAGAAAGCAGCTCCAGCCAAAAAAGCGGCGCCTGCCAAGAAAGCAGCAGCCGCCAAGCCGGTAGCGAAGAAAGCGGCAGCAAAGCCGACAACGCCCCGCAAGCCGAATGCAGCCTTCATGAAACCGTTGACGCCGTCCGCCGTCCTGGCTGCCGTGGTTGGCGCAAATCCCCTGCCGCGTACGGAAGTCACCAAGAAGGTATGGGAGTACATCAAGAAGAACAAGCTGCAGGATGAAGCCAACAAGCGCAACATCAATGCAGACGACAAGCTGAAGGCGGTCTTTGGCGGCAAGAAACAAGTGTCGATGTTCGAAATGACCAAGCTCATTTCCGGCCACTTGAGCTAA
- a CDS encoding response regulator transcription factor — protein MLHIIDDEEVIRDALLWLAGSRAIAATAYDSAAAFLAALEALRFDAGGDCLLLDVRMPALSGGALFDILVARGMTRQLPAIFLTGHGDVPMAVDLLKRGAFDFFEKPFNDNKLMDRVQEALAASRDAQVQAQVQARLASLSARERKVLDLILAGKMNKVIADELGISMRTVEVHRAHVFEKMQVKTAVELAGLLK, from the coding sequence ATGCTGCACATAATCGATGATGAAGAAGTGATCCGCGATGCGCTGCTGTGGCTGGCCGGCTCGCGCGCGATTGCCGCCACCGCCTACGACAGCGCGGCGGCATTCCTTGCCGCGCTCGAGGCGCTGCGGTTCGACGCCGGCGGCGACTGCCTGCTGCTCGACGTGCGCATGCCGGCTTTGAGCGGCGGCGCGCTGTTCGACATCCTGGTCGCGCGCGGAATGACGCGGCAATTGCCGGCGATCTTTTTGACCGGGCATGGCGATGTACCAATGGCGGTCGACTTGCTCAAGCGCGGCGCCTTCGATTTCTTTGAAAAACCGTTCAATGACAACAAGTTGATGGACCGGGTGCAGGAAGCGCTGGCCGCCTCGCGCGACGCGCAAGTGCAGGCGCAGGTGCAGGCGCGGCTGGCCAGCCTGTCGGCGCGCGAACGCAAAGTGCTGGACCTGATTTTGGCTGGCAAGATGAACAAGGTGATCGCCGACGAACTCGGCATCAGCATGCGCACGGTCGAAGTGCATCGCGCGCACGTGTTTGAAAAAATGCAAGTCAAGACCGCGGTGGAACTGGCAGGCCTGTTGAAATGA
- a CDS encoding PAS domain S-box protein, with translation MSIAKRLPLSMFGRFGPKQPWHWLLPILFVLLFVSTLLYLPWQAQQMEANERQEQLIADTLWVEQSIRFQLGRHEDSLRLIGSEIASGHLTGERLRERLATLVRNNKELQRIDWRDAGGAVAASTQGAASPRDLVSGHSGAAIELARASRTPRYSQPAAAAADTPVLMDYVVPIHLADRYLGSLVATYRLSGILDETVPWWFAQDNEITLADSDDRVLARRLSGGAGRSVYTHRRALDLPGATVILLTNSVKSAPKLLPNLLVGSVIVLSAGLLWSLVALWRDITRRLAAEGALRQQVAFRAAMENSLVTGLRARDLEGRVTYVNPAFCRMLGLATEDLVGKLPPMPYWAPEAMEDYQQRFAQVLAGTVTPQGFETIFQRANGERFPVLIFESPLVDDSGRQTGWMGSILDISDQKRIEDLNRQQQEKLQASARLASMGEIASTLAHELNQPLAAISSYTTGALNLLDNDARAAGGMDVAMLKQALEKAGAQAQRAGQIIRSVHAFAKKREPTREAVTIAVLVDSVLPLIELQARPLFVTIQTSIAPGLPPILADRILIEQVLLNLTRNAIESMQQTPPKERLLKIVAALDKSVQTQPNVVVSIIDCGHGIAPEVAARLFSPFFSTKAQGMGMGLNICRTAIEFHGGMLTHAYNPQGGTIFQFSLPALPASATY, from the coding sequence ATGTCCATCGCAAAGCGTCTCCCCCTGTCCATGTTCGGCCGGTTCGGCCCGAAACAGCCATGGCACTGGCTGCTGCCGATCCTGTTCGTGCTGCTGTTCGTGTCGACGCTGCTCTACCTGCCGTGGCAGGCGCAGCAGATGGAAGCCAACGAACGCCAGGAACAATTGATCGCCGACACCTTGTGGGTCGAACAATCGATCCGCTTCCAGCTTGGCCGCCATGAGGACAGCCTGCGCCTGATCGGCAGCGAAATCGCCTCCGGCCACCTGACAGGCGAACGCCTGCGGGAGCGGCTGGCCACGCTGGTGCGCAACAACAAGGAATTGCAACGGATCGACTGGCGCGACGCCGGCGGCGCCGTGGCCGCCTCCACCCAGGGCGCGGCAAGCCCGCGGGACCTGGTATCGGGACATTCCGGTGCCGCGATCGAACTGGCGCGCGCATCGCGCACGCCGCGCTACAGCCAGCCGGCGGCGGCCGCCGCCGACACGCCGGTGCTGATGGATTACGTGGTGCCGATCCACCTGGCGGACCGATACCTCGGCAGCCTGGTCGCCACCTACCGCCTGTCCGGCATTCTCGATGAAACAGTGCCATGGTGGTTTGCGCAGGATAATGAAATCACGCTGGCCGACAGCGACGACCGCGTGCTTGCCCGGCGCCTGTCCGGCGGCGCCGGGCGCAGCGTCTATACCCACCGGCGCGCGCTCGATTTGCCGGGCGCAACCGTCATCCTGCTGACCAACAGCGTCAAGAGCGCGCCGAAGCTGTTGCCGAACCTGTTGGTCGGCTCGGTCATCGTGCTGTCAGCTGGCTTGCTGTGGAGCCTGGTTGCGCTGTGGCGCGACATCACCCGGCGTCTCGCCGCCGAAGGCGCGTTGCGCCAGCAGGTGGCGTTTCGCGCCGCGATGGAAAATTCGCTGGTCACCGGCTTGCGCGCGCGCGACCTGGAGGGACGCGTCACCTATGTCAACCCGGCGTTTTGCCGAATGCTGGGGCTGGCGACGGAAGATCTGGTCGGCAAGCTGCCGCCGATGCCGTACTGGGCGCCGGAAGCGATGGAGGATTACCAGCAGCGCTTTGCGCAGGTCCTGGCCGGCACCGTCACGCCGCAGGGATTCGAGACGATTTTCCAGCGCGCCAATGGCGAGCGCTTTCCAGTCCTGATCTTCGAGTCGCCGCTGGTCGACGACAGCGGCCGGCAAACCGGCTGGATGGGCTCGATCCTGGATATCTCGGACCAGAAGCGCATCGAGGACTTGAACCGCCAGCAGCAGGAAAAGCTGCAGGCCAGCGCCCGCCTGGCCAGCATGGGGGAAATCGCGTCAACGCTCGCGCATGAACTGAACCAACCGCTGGCGGCCATTTCCAGCTATACCACGGGCGCCTTGAACCTGCTGGACAATGACGCGCGCGCGGCCGGCGGCATGGATGTGGCCATGTTAAAACAGGCGCTGGAAAAAGCCGGCGCCCAGGCCCAGCGCGCCGGACAAATCATCCGCAGCGTGCATGCATTCGCGAAAAAACGCGAGCCGACGCGCGAGGCGGTCACGATTGCCGTGCTGGTCGACAGCGTGCTGCCGCTGATCGAGTTGCAGGCGCGCCCGTTGTTCGTGACGATCCAGACCAGCATCGCGCCCGGCCTGCCGCCGATTCTGGCCGACCGCATCCTGATCGAGCAGGTATTGCTGAACCTGACGCGCAATGCGATCGAGTCGATGCAGCAAACGCCGCCGAAAGAGCGCCTGCTGAAGATTGTCGCCGCGCTCGACAAGTCGGTGCAGACGCAGCCGAACGTGGTGGTGTCGATCATCGATTGCGGCCACGGCATCGCGCCGGAAGTCGCGGCCCGCCTGTTTTCGCCATTTTTTTCGACCAAGGCACAAGGCATGGGCATGGGCTTGAACATTTGCCGCACCGCCATCGAATTCCATGGCGGCATGCTGACCCATGCATACAATCCGCAAGGCGGCACAATCTTCCAGTTTTCATTGCCGGCGCTGCCGGCAAGCGCCACCTACTGA
- a CDS encoding TRAP transporter substrate-binding protein produces MRFITLLLGLALANGCAAAQPIVIKFSHVVASHTPKGKAAQRFKELAEQATGGRVTVALYPNSELYKDKEELEALQLGAVQMLAPSLAKFGQLGVREFELFDLPYIFPDSAALHRITEGPIGRDALKKLEVKGIVGLAYWDNGFKVMSANRPLLWPADFDGLKMRIQPSKVLDVQMRALGANPQALAFAEVYAALQRGVVDGTENPPSNFYTQRMYEVQRHLTVSNHGYLGYAVIVNKKFWDRLPSELREKLEQAMRSATVYANAIAEKENADALERIRQDGKTAVHHLSAAQKEAWQKALLPVHQELEGRIGKELIQAVKREINRPHLR; encoded by the coding sequence ATGCGATTCATCACATTGCTGCTTGGGCTGGCGCTGGCCAACGGCTGCGCGGCCGCGCAGCCGATTGTCATCAAGTTCAGCCACGTGGTCGCCAGCCACACCCCGAAGGGCAAGGCGGCGCAGCGCTTCAAGGAACTGGCCGAACAGGCCACCGGCGGGCGCGTGACGGTCGCGCTGTATCCGAACAGCGAGCTGTACAAGGACAAGGAAGAGCTGGAGGCGCTGCAACTGGGAGCGGTCCAGATGCTGGCACCGTCGCTGGCCAAGTTCGGCCAGCTCGGCGTGCGCGAATTCGAATTGTTCGACCTGCCTTATATTTTTCCGGATAGCGCCGCGCTGCACCGTATCACCGAAGGCCCGATCGGCCGGGACGCGCTGAAAAAGCTGGAAGTCAAGGGCATCGTCGGGCTGGCCTACTGGGACAACGGCTTCAAGGTGATGTCGGCCAACCGCCCGCTGCTGTGGCCGGCCGATTTCGACGGCTTGAAAATGCGCATCCAGCCTTCGAAGGTACTGGATGTGCAAATGCGCGCGCTAGGCGCCAATCCGCAAGCGCTGGCGTTTGCCGAAGTGTATGCTGCGCTGCAGCGCGGCGTGGTCGACGGCACCGAGAATCCGCCATCGAATTTCTATACCCAGCGCATGTATGAGGTGCAACGTCATCTGACGGTATCGAACCATGGCTATCTGGGCTATGCGGTCATCGTCAACAAGAAATTCTGGGACCGGCTGCCGTCCGAGCTGCGGGAAAAGCTGGAGCAGGCGATGCGCAGCGCGACCGTGTACGCGAACGCCATCGCGGAAAAGGAAAATGCCGACGCGCTGGAACGCATCCGGCAAGACGGCAAGACGGCAGTCCACCATTTGTCGGCCGCGCAAAAGGAGGCTTGGCAAAAGGCGTTGTTGCCGGTGCATCAGGAGCTCGAGGGCCGTATCGGCAAAGAGTTGATCCAGGCAGTCAAACGCGAAATCAACCGGCCGCATCTGCGATAA
- a CDS encoding TerC family protein — translation MDFSSPQFWVALLQIVAIDIVLGGDNAVVIGLACRRLPDRERRLGIIWGMAGAVGLRVVLIFFAVSLLAVPYLKIVGAVLLFWIGIKLLQPEPEEGGHEIKAGVTLFDAIKTIIIADAVMSLDNVIAIAGAAGDSRFLIVFGLLLSVPIIVLGSQLVIKLMDRFPIVIVAGGALLGWIAGGMAVTDVAVHDATLAALPSAKWIGPVAGAIFVVVVGKWLALRTEARRSKVLVDLAGNKQPPQPPAAG, via the coding sequence ATGGATTTCAGTAGCCCGCAATTCTGGGTCGCGTTGTTGCAGATCGTGGCAATCGACATTGTGCTGGGAGGAGACAATGCTGTGGTCATCGGCTTGGCATGCCGCCGCCTGCCGGACCGTGAACGCAGGCTCGGCATCATCTGGGGCATGGCCGGTGCGGTCGGCTTGCGCGTGGTCTTGATTTTTTTCGCCGTCTCGCTGCTGGCCGTGCCGTACCTGAAAATCGTTGGCGCCGTGTTGCTGTTCTGGATCGGCATCAAGCTGTTGCAGCCGGAGCCGGAAGAGGGCGGTCATGAAATCAAGGCGGGCGTCACCCTGTTCGATGCGATCAAAACCATCATCATCGCCGATGCGGTGATGAGTCTCGATAACGTGATCGCGATCGCCGGCGCGGCCGGCGACAGCCGCTTCCTGATAGTGTTCGGCCTGTTGCTGAGCGTGCCGATCATCGTGCTGGGCAGCCAGCTGGTGATCAAGCTGATGGATCGCTTTCCGATTGTCATCGTGGCCGGCGGCGCGCTGCTAGGCTGGATTGCCGGTGGCATGGCGGTCACCGACGTGGCAGTCCATGACGCGACGCTGGCTGCGCTGCCGTCGGCCAAATGGATCGGCCCGGTGGCCGGCGCCATTTTTGTGGTGGTTGTCGGTAAATGGCTGGCGCTGCGCACCGAAGCCAGGCGCTCGAAAGTCTTGGTCGACTTGGCCGGGAACAAGCAGCCGCCGCAGCCGCCCGCCGCCGGTTGA
- a CDS encoding universal stress protein, with protein MSKILIAVDGSPNALRGVAHIINQTRAGQPGAEIHLINVQHPLHGGISSFISAGQIRQLHQEEGEKALFDARKMLDDAGIAYQHHLFIGDPAHVMVQFANDGGFDEIVIGTRGLSAVSNMLLGSVSAKLAHLANMPVLLVK; from the coding sequence ATGTCGAAAATTTTGATTGCCGTCGATGGCTCGCCCAACGCGTTGCGCGGCGTGGCCCATATCATCAACCAAACTCGCGCCGGTCAGCCGGGCGCGGAGATCCACCTGATCAATGTGCAGCATCCTTTGCACGGCGGCATCAGCAGTTTTATCAGCGCCGGCCAAATCCGCCAGTTGCATCAGGAAGAAGGCGAAAAGGCACTGTTTGATGCGCGCAAGATGCTCGACGATGCCGGCATTGCATATCAACATCACCTGTTCATCGGCGATCCGGCGCACGTCATGGTCCAGTTCGCCAATGATGGCGGCTTCGATGAAATCGTGATCGGTACCCGCGGCCTGAGCGCGGTGTCCAACATGCTGCTCGGTTCGGTGTCGGCCAAGCTGGCCCATCTGGCGAACATGCCGGTATTGTTGGTGAAATAA
- a CDS encoding tripartite tricarboxylate transporter substrate binding protein BugD, with the protein MKLKSLRYFSGIAVLASAAAHAQSDYPAKMITMIVPFSAGGPTDTVARLVAQSMSTTLKQQVIIENVGGAGGTIGAARVAKAAPDGYTIFLHHIGQSTAPALYRKLTYDAIDSFEPVGLITDVPMTFVTRKDFPAKDFKELLSYVKANAAKVTYANAGVGSASHLCGMLFMSAINTDLTTVPYKGTGPAMNDLLGGQVDFMCDQTTNTTSQIKGGKIKVYGVTTKTRVPSQPDVPTLNEAGLAGFEIAVWHGMYAPKGTPKPVIATLSGALQKALKDPNVKQRFADLGTEPVPENRATPDALRAHLKAEIDKWEPVIKKAGVFTD; encoded by the coding sequence ATGAAACTCAAGTCCCTGCGGTATTTTTCCGGTATTGCCGTACTGGCAAGCGCTGCCGCCCACGCCCAATCCGACTATCCTGCCAAGATGATCACGATGATCGTGCCGTTCTCGGCGGGCGGGCCGACCGATACGGTGGCGCGGCTGGTGGCGCAATCGATGAGCACGACATTGAAGCAGCAAGTCATCATCGAGAACGTCGGTGGTGCCGGCGGCACCATTGGCGCGGCGCGCGTGGCCAAGGCGGCGCCGGACGGTTATACGATTTTCCTGCATCACATCGGCCAGTCGACCGCGCCGGCGCTGTACCGCAAGCTGACCTATGACGCAATCGACAGCTTCGAGCCGGTCGGCCTGATCACCGATGTGCCGATGACGTTTGTGACGCGCAAGGATTTCCCGGCCAAGGATTTCAAGGAATTGCTCAGTTATGTGAAAGCCAATGCCGCCAAAGTCACCTATGCCAATGCCGGCGTCGGTTCGGCGTCGCACCTGTGCGGCATGCTGTTCATGTCGGCGATCAATACCGATCTGACCACGGTGCCGTACAAGGGTACCGGTCCGGCGATGAACGACTTGCTCGGCGGCCAGGTCGATTTCATGTGCGACCAGACCACCAACACCACCAGCCAGATCAAGGGCGGCAAGATCAAGGTGTATGGCGTGACCACTAAGACCAGGGTGCCGTCGCAGCCGGATGTGCCGACCCTGAACGAAGCTGGCTTGGCGGGATTTGAAATCGCGGTCTGGCATGGCATGTATGCGCCGAAAGGCACGCCGAAACCGGTGATCGCCACGCTGAGCGGCGCGCTGCAAAAAGCATTGAAGGATCCGAACGTCAAGCAGCGTTTCGCCGACCTCGGCACCGAGCCGGTGCCGGAAAACCGCGCCACGCCGGACGCGTTGCGCGCCCATCTGAAGGCGGAAATCGACAAGTGGGAACCGGTGATCAAAAAGGCTGGCGTGTTCACCGACTGA
- a CDS encoding tripartite tricarboxylate transporter TctB family protein, which yields MPSIIRHPKDFWTGVIFLALGLAAMIIGRDYPMGTAGRMGPAYFPTVLGGLLALVGAAAVGRSFFRSGEAVEKFAVKQLLLILAAVLLFGFLIRGAGLVVAVMTTVAVSAFAYQRFRPVPVLLLAGGLVAFSVLVFVKLLGLPIAIVGPWFGA from the coding sequence GTGCCCTCAATCATCCGCCACCCGAAGGATTTCTGGACCGGGGTTATTTTTCTCGCGCTCGGCTTGGCCGCCATGATCATCGGGCGCGATTATCCGATGGGCACCGCCGGCAGGATGGGGCCCGCCTATTTCCCGACGGTGCTGGGCGGCTTGCTGGCCCTTGTTGGCGCCGCCGCGGTAGGGCGTTCCTTCTTCCGCAGCGGCGAAGCGGTCGAGAAATTCGCGGTCAAACAATTGCTGCTGATCCTCGCAGCAGTGCTGCTGTTCGGTTTCCTGATCCGCGGCGCCGGGCTGGTGGTGGCAGTGATGACGACAGTGGCCGTCAGCGCGTTTGCCTATCAGCGGTTCCGCCCGGTGCCGGTGCTGCTGCTGGCGGGGGGGCTGGTCGCATTTTCCGTTCTGGTCTTCGTCAAGCTGCTTGGCTTGCCGATCGCCATCGTCGGTCCCTGGTTTGGCGCCTAA